TACCGCAACGCCGTTCGGCCTCCGTGACGGCGGTCGCCTGGCGCACCAGTGCCGGCGCCGCCGCCCGCATCCCGGTGGCACGTGCCACCAATCTCACCAGAACGCTGAAGGATTGGGCCTACCGCGGGGTCCGGGTGGTTGGCCTCGACGCGGGCGGCGAGACCGCCGTCGATGAGCTGGACGGCACCGACCCGATCGTCGTGGTTGTCGGGTCCGAGGGCAAGGGCCTCTCGCGGCTGGTGCGGCAGAACTGCGACGAGGTGGTGTCGATACCGATGGCCGGGCAGGCCGAATCGCTGAACGCGTCAGTGGCCGCCGGGGTAGTACTCGCCGAGATAGCTCGCCAACGCCGGAGTTGACGACTTTGCCCGGCCGGCTCGTGCTCCTGGGCGTCGCACTGGCCGCGCTGACGCTGTTGCCGCCGGCCGCCGTCGCCGCGGCCCCGGAGTTCGACCTGCAGGCGCACCGCGGCGGACGCGGTGAGACCACCGAGGAGTCGCTGCGCGCCTTCGCCGCCTCGCTCGAACTTGGCGTCAGCACACTGGAACTCGACGTCGTCATCACCAAAGACGGCCAGCCCCTGGTCTGGCACGACCCAGCGATCGACGCCGGCAAGTGCACCGACACCGCGCCCGTCGTGACCGGCGACCCGCAGTACCCCTACGTCGGGAAACTGGTGCACGAACTCACCCTCGAACAGATCCGCACCCTGGACTGCGGTCGTCGGCTGGCCGAGTTTCCCGACGCAACAGTGGTGCGCGGCAACAAGATAGCGACCCTACGGGAGGTTTTCGCGCTCACCGACTCGTATCGGGCGCCGACCGAAACAGGGGTGCGCTACGACATCGAAACCAAGGTCGAGGCGGCCAATCCAGGCGCGTCGGCGGGCCCGCAGCAATTCGTGGACGTGATCCTGGCCGCGGTGCGCGCGGCGGGCAAGATCGATAACGTCGAAATCGAAAGCTTCGACTGGCGCACCTTGCCCATGGTGCATCGGGCTGAGCCGGCCATCCCGCTGGTGGCCCTGTACGACGACACGACCTGGGCGCCGGGGTCGCCGTGGTTGGCCGGCATCGACCCCGCGGTCGTCGGCGATCCCGTCCTGGGAGCGCTGCTGGCCGGAGCGAACATCGTTGCGCCCGAATATCGACTGGTCACCGGTAGGCAATTTGTCGATCACGCACATGCATTGGGGCTCAAGGTAATCCCGTGGACCGTCAACGATGCGGACGCGATGCGTGAGCAGATCGGCGACGGTGTCGACGGCATCATCACCGACTACCCGACCAAACTTCGTGGCGTACTGGCTGACCTCGGCATGCCGTTGCCGCCGGCTTATCGGCGCGTTTAGCCGAACTTGCTGTCGGCTAGCCCGCCGAAAGCCGCGTGCTCGTCGATGCCGCGCCGCTGCCGGCGGCGATGGCTGCCCGCGAGGGCACCCGCAGCGCGCCGGATCATGGCCGGGCGCAGCAGTCGGGTGGGCGGGTCGAGAAGCGCAGTCACCCGGAAGAATTGATTGGCCACGGCGGGGTCCTGTTCGGCCGCGGTGAGCACCCGATCGAGGTAGACCCCCAGCATGCGGGTGAGCAGCGGCGCCGTGCCTTCGATTTCGGGCAGGCACAGGTCGGGATTGGCCGACAGCTCCCACGCCTGACGGATCGGCACCTTGGTCGCGCGGAAGTATCGGCGCGCCAAATCCGTTGTTCCGCGCGACAAGCAGTCGCGCAGCGCTAACGCTTCCAGTGCGGCGACCGTCATGCCCTGGCCGTAGACGGGGTTGAAGCTACAGATCGCATCGCCGATGACCAGCAGACCCTCGGGGAATCGGGGCATCCGGTCGTAGCGGCGCCAGCGGCTGGACGGTTGGCGGTGCCGAGTGGTTTCGCCGATGGGTTCGGCAGCTTGGATTGCGGCGATCAGGTGGCGGGGCGCGCAGTCCTCGACGAACTCGCACATCGACACCAGGTCCGGGTGCGGTTCGCGGCCCGCCACGCCGAAGACGGTGAACATCCAGGTGTCGTTCTCGGTATGCAGGACGCCCAGTCCCCGCGGGCGCCCCGGTACGGGTGCG
This Mycobacterium simiae DNA region includes the following protein-coding sequences:
- a CDS encoding FAD-dependent oxidoreductase, producing MAKIGTHALVLGASMAGLLAARTLSEFYIDVTVVERDPLPDCPSAAGPRRGVPQGRHLHGLLPRGAQVFEELFPGILDQLVLDGAHYFGGDLSQVYYNVGGHLVARRGHADSFTAYLATRPFLEEHVRARLRAVPNVTLLDEHDIVELTSTLDSRRVTGAQVVDRRTGELRTLSADLVIDATGRAGRTPNWLNALGYGCPPDQHVLVHLTYVTQALRMAPGSLDELGFVIAPVPGRPRGLGVLHTENDTWMFTVFGVAGREPHPDLVSMCEFVEDCAPRHLIAAIQAAEPIGETTRHRQPSSRWRRYDRMPRFPEGLLVIGDAICSFNPVYGQGMTVAALEALALRDCLSRGTTDLARRYFRATKVPIRQAWELSANPDLCLPEIEGTAPLLTRMLGVYLDRVLTAAEQDPAVANQFFRVTALLDPPTRLLRPAMIRRAAGALAGSHRRRQRRGIDEHAAFGGLADSKFG
- a CDS encoding glycerophosphodiester phosphodiesterase, whose translation is MTTLPGRLVLLGVALAALTLLPPAAVAAAPEFDLQAHRGGRGETTEESLRAFAASLELGVSTLELDVVITKDGQPLVWHDPAIDAGKCTDTAPVVTGDPQYPYVGKLVHELTLEQIRTLDCGRRLAEFPDATVVRGNKIATLREVFALTDSYRAPTETGVRYDIETKVEAANPGASAGPQQFVDVILAAVRAAGKIDNVEIESFDWRTLPMVHRAEPAIPLVALYDDTTWAPGSPWLAGIDPAVVGDPVLGALLAGANIVAPEYRLVTGRQFVDHAHALGLKVIPWTVNDADAMREQIGDGVDGIITDYPTKLRGVLADLGMPLPPAYRRV